The following proteins are encoded in a genomic region of Saccharopolyspora antimicrobica:
- a CDS encoding TetR/AcrR family transcriptional regulator: MTTPDAPRRRGRPPKLTREAVLAAALEVLDESGHDGLSMRAVAERLGVGKMSLYHHVADRAELERLLIERLLAELDVPDAALPWRERISALAHSVRSLVIRHPNATPLVALREYSDPASLRLPEAVMLALRDAGLSGVALVGGSRLVFSYAIGFAQIDLIAREDGSDAVSPMASLSAAEFPNIVAGARLTRGLSFDDQFELGLQPLLAGLAAMATA; encoded by the coding sequence GTGACCACGCCAGATGCCCCGCGCCGCCGCGGCAGGCCGCCGAAGCTGACCCGCGAAGCGGTGCTCGCGGCAGCGCTGGAGGTGCTCGACGAGTCGGGCCACGACGGGCTCTCCATGCGCGCGGTGGCCGAGCGGCTCGGCGTCGGGAAGATGAGCCTCTACCACCACGTGGCCGACCGCGCGGAGCTGGAACGGCTGCTCATCGAGCGCCTGCTGGCGGAGCTGGACGTCCCGGACGCCGCCCTGCCCTGGCGCGAGCGGATCAGTGCGCTGGCGCACAGCGTCCGGTCGCTGGTGATCCGCCACCCCAACGCGACGCCGCTGGTCGCGCTCCGGGAGTACAGCGACCCGGCGTCGCTGCGGCTGCCGGAAGCGGTGATGCTCGCGCTCCGCGACGCGGGGCTGAGCGGCGTCGCGCTCGTGGGCGGTTCACGGCTGGTCTTCAGCTATGCGATCGGCTTCGCGCAGATCGATCTGATCGCGCGGGAGGACGGCAGCGACGCGGTCTCGCCGATGGCGTCCCTGTCGGCGGCGGAGTTCCCGAACATCGTGGCCGGCGCGCGGCTCACCCGCGGGCTGAGCTTCGACGACCAGTTCGAGCTGGGCCTGCAGCCGCTGCTGGCGGGTCTGGCCGCGATGGCGACGGCCTGA
- a CDS encoding LLM class flavin-dependent oxidoreductase yields MRTQHGLVLFTDSFGTASDRETFEWALDYALEAERHGWDELWTTEHHFNPRVLNSAALAMAGFLLGRTELHVGTAVCVLPNHHPVALAEQAAVLQHLSGDRFTLGVGRGQPLVDQEILGTGMAGFRDITESVALLEQALRQGRAKGGGERYQFDEVAITPEPAARRTPFVLASGSPESARLAGRHGVPVLLSPFIDLATKRAVLDAHAAAVAEHGHQVEPQDNIDSSYFAIADDTATAEQLLTTGIAETELQIAKAGKPLVERPRPTEEQALAGAARLVGCHIAGDVAECRWRLAERVSVLGVGRVLLMPEGAGSREAALRTIRDAAQVFARD; encoded by the coding sequence ATGCGCACTCAGCACGGACTCGTCCTGTTCACCGACTCGTTCGGCACCGCGAGCGATCGCGAGACCTTCGAATGGGCGCTCGACTACGCGCTGGAGGCCGAACGGCACGGCTGGGACGAGCTGTGGACGACCGAGCACCACTTCAACCCCCGCGTGCTGAACTCCGCCGCGCTGGCGATGGCGGGCTTCCTCCTCGGCCGGACGGAACTGCACGTCGGCACCGCGGTGTGCGTGCTGCCCAACCACCACCCGGTCGCGCTCGCCGAGCAGGCCGCGGTGCTCCAGCACCTCTCCGGCGACCGCTTCACGCTCGGCGTCGGACGCGGCCAGCCGCTGGTCGACCAGGAGATCCTGGGCACCGGGATGGCCGGGTTCCGCGACATCACCGAGTCCGTGGCGCTGCTCGAGCAGGCGCTGCGGCAGGGCCGGGCGAAGGGCGGCGGCGAGCGCTACCAGTTCGACGAGGTCGCGATCACCCCGGAACCGGCGGCGCGCCGGACACCGTTCGTGCTGGCCTCCGGATCGCCCGAATCCGCACGGCTGGCGGGCAGGCACGGAGTTCCCGTGCTGCTCAGCCCGTTCATCGACCTGGCGACCAAGCGGGCCGTGCTCGACGCGCACGCCGCCGCGGTCGCCGAGCACGGCCACCAGGTGGAGCCGCAGGACAACATCGACTCCTCCTACTTCGCCATCGCCGACGACACCGCCACCGCGGAGCAGCTGCTGACCACCGGCATCGCGGAAACCGAGCTGCAGATCGCGAAAGCGGGCAAGCCGCTGGTCGAGCGGCCGCGGCCGACCGAGGAGCAGGCCCTCGCCGGGGCCGCGCGGCTGGTCGGCTGCCACATCGCGGGCGACGTCGCGGAATGCCGCTGGCGGCTGGCCGAACGGGTGTCGGTGCTGGGCGTCGGCCGCGTGCTGCTGATGCCCGAAGGCGCGGGATCGCGCGAAGCCGCGCTGCGCACCATCCGCGATGCGGCGCAGGTCTTCGCCAGGGACTAG
- a CDS encoding xanthine dehydrogenase family protein molybdopterin-binding subunit codes for MSILGTRVERREDPRLLTAGGTYVDDLREPELTGALHVTFVRSPLAHARITEIDTTEASALPGVLGVFTGADVDLPAFPPDGGISGPPPAAMARPHLAREVVRYVGEPVVAVVTETRAQGEDAVEAVSVDYDPLDAVVDVDDALRDEVLLFPEAGTNTTGTSGELDDSLFDDCEVVVRKQIENQRVAAAPLEVRTAACAWSGDKVTLWLSNQNAQSCRDALMENLGLPREQVRVITPDVGGGFGAKIGVEQEAALLAFLAKRVGRPVKWVESRSENLVAMTHGRAQRQVVTIGGRRDGTVLAYQLDIVQDVGAYPRMGAFLPLFTRFMVSGVYDIPKVQSRARAVVTSTTPIGAYRGAGRPEATAAVERAMDLFAAEIGVDPAEVRRRNLVRPEQFPYKTPGGMTYDTGEYVKGLDAVLEAADYPALREEQAKRRAEGATRQLGIGLASYVEITAPNNTEGETGHVEVRPDGSVLVLTGSSPHGQGHWTSYAMLVSDQLGIDLDKIEVVHGDTDLIPEGVGTMGSRSLQLGGSAVHRAAVDVKEKARKLAAELIEIDEADLELAEGKWQVRGTPNVALSWAELAAKAEDGLAADVRFTEDRPTFPFGSHLAVVEVDTETGKVDYLRHVTVDDAGTILNPVLTEGQRHGGIAQGAAQALLEEITYDADGNPLNASLAEYAFITAAELPSFELLTMETPTTLNPLGVKGIGEAGTIGATPAVQNAVVDAVAHLGVRHIDMPTTPERVWRAINEA; via the coding sequence TTGAGCATTCTCGGCACCAGGGTCGAACGCCGTGAAGACCCGCGCCTTCTCACCGCCGGCGGGACCTACGTCGACGACCTGCGCGAGCCCGAGCTGACCGGCGCGCTGCACGTGACCTTCGTGCGCAGCCCGCTGGCACACGCCAGGATCACCGAGATCGACACCACCGAGGCCAGCGCCCTGCCGGGCGTGCTCGGCGTGTTCACCGGTGCGGACGTCGACCTCCCGGCGTTCCCGCCGGACGGCGGCATCAGCGGCCCACCACCGGCTGCGATGGCGCGCCCGCACCTCGCCCGCGAGGTGGTGCGCTACGTCGGCGAACCGGTGGTCGCGGTGGTCACCGAGACCCGCGCCCAGGGCGAGGACGCCGTCGAGGCGGTCTCGGTCGACTACGACCCGCTGGACGCCGTCGTGGACGTCGACGACGCCCTGCGCGACGAGGTCCTGCTGTTCCCCGAGGCCGGCACCAACACCACCGGCACCAGCGGCGAGCTGGACGATTCGCTGTTCGACGACTGCGAGGTCGTGGTCCGCAAGCAGATCGAGAACCAGCGGGTGGCCGCCGCGCCGCTGGAGGTGCGCACCGCGGCCTGCGCGTGGAGCGGCGACAAGGTCACCCTGTGGCTGTCCAACCAGAACGCGCAGAGCTGCCGCGACGCGCTGATGGAAAACCTCGGGCTGCCGCGCGAGCAGGTCCGGGTGATCACGCCCGACGTCGGCGGCGGCTTCGGCGCGAAGATCGGCGTCGAGCAGGAGGCCGCGCTGCTGGCGTTCCTGGCCAAGCGCGTCGGCAGGCCGGTCAAGTGGGTGGAGAGCCGCAGCGAGAACCTGGTCGCGATGACCCACGGCCGCGCGCAGCGGCAGGTGGTGACCATCGGCGGGCGCCGCGACGGGACGGTGCTGGCCTACCAGCTCGACATCGTGCAGGACGTCGGCGCCTACCCGCGGATGGGCGCGTTCCTGCCGCTGTTCACCCGGTTCATGGTCAGCGGCGTCTACGACATCCCGAAGGTGCAGTCGAGGGCGCGGGCGGTGGTCACCAGCACCACGCCGATCGGCGCCTACCGCGGCGCGGGACGGCCGGAGGCGACCGCGGCCGTCGAGCGCGCGATGGACCTGTTCGCCGCCGAGATCGGCGTCGACCCGGCCGAGGTGCGGCGGCGGAACCTGGTGCGGCCCGAGCAGTTCCCGTACAAGACGCCGGGCGGGATGACCTACGACACCGGCGAGTACGTCAAGGGCCTGGACGCGGTCCTGGAGGCCGCCGACTACCCGGCGCTGCGCGAGGAGCAGGCCAAGCGCCGGGCCGAGGGCGCCACCCGGCAGCTGGGCATCGGGCTGGCCAGCTACGTGGAGATCACCGCGCCGAACAACACCGAGGGCGAGACCGGGCACGTGGAGGTCCGCCCGGACGGCAGCGTCCTGGTGCTCACCGGCAGTTCTCCGCACGGGCAGGGCCACTGGACCTCCTACGCGATGCTGGTGTCCGACCAGCTGGGCATCGACCTGGACAAGATCGAGGTCGTGCACGGCGACACCGACCTGATCCCCGAAGGCGTGGGCACGATGGGCTCGCGGTCGCTGCAGCTGGGCGGATCGGCGGTGCACCGCGCCGCGGTCGACGTCAAGGAGAAGGCCCGCAAGCTGGCCGCCGAGCTGATCGAGATCGACGAGGCCGACCTGGAGCTGGCCGAGGGCAAGTGGCAGGTGCGCGGCACGCCGAACGTCGCGCTGTCGTGGGCGGAACTGGCCGCGAAGGCAGAGGACGGGCTGGCCGCCGACGTCCGGTTCACCGAGGACCGGCCGACGTTCCCGTTCGGCTCGCACCTCGCGGTGGTCGAAGTGGACACCGAGACCGGCAAGGTGGACTACCTCCGGCACGTGACGGTCGACGACGCCGGGACGATCCTCAACCCGGTCCTCACCGAGGGCCAGCGCCACGGCGGCATCGCCCAGGGCGCCGCGCAGGCGCTGCTGGAGGAGATCACCTACGACGCCGACGGCAACCCGCTGAACGCCAGCCTCGCCGAGTACGCCTTCATCACCGCGGCCGAGCTGCCCAGCTTCGAGCTGCTCACGATGGAAACTCCCACGACGCTCAACCCGTTGGGCGTGAAGGGGATCGGCGAAGCGGGCACCATCGGTGCCACGCCCGCGGTGCAGAACGCGGTGGTGGACGCGGTGGCCCACCTCGGCGTCCGGCACATCGACATGCCGACCACACCTGAACGAGTGTGGCGGGCCATCAACGAGGCATAA
- a CDS encoding (2Fe-2S)-binding protein: MQVSINVNGEQRSHEVEDRTLLVQYLRDDCGLTGTNIGCDTTSCGACTVLLDGESVKSCTVLAAQADGHQVTTIEGLADGDELHPMQRAFQRKHGLQCGFCTPGMVMASVSLIEENPNPTEAEVRAGLEGNLCRCTGYHNIVEAVLSAAEEKQGAAE; encoded by the coding sequence GTGCAAGTTTCGATCAACGTCAACGGCGAGCAGCGCAGCCACGAGGTCGAGGACCGCACCCTGCTCGTCCAGTACCTGCGGGACGACTGCGGGCTGACCGGTACCAACATCGGGTGCGACACCACGTCCTGCGGCGCGTGCACGGTGCTGCTCGACGGCGAATCGGTGAAGTCGTGCACCGTGCTGGCCGCGCAGGCCGACGGCCACCAGGTGACCACCATCGAGGGCCTCGCCGACGGCGACGAGCTGCACCCGATGCAGCGGGCCTTCCAGCGCAAGCACGGCCTGCAGTGCGGGTTCTGCACCCCGGGCATGGTGATGGCCTCGGTGTCGCTGATCGAGGAGAACCCGAACCCGACCGAGGCCGAGGTGCGCGCCGGGCTGGAGGGCAACCTCTGCCGCTGCACCGGTTACCACAACATCGTCGAGGCCGTGCTGTCCGCGGCCGAGGAGAAGCAGGGGGCCGCGGAATGA
- a CDS encoding FAD binding domain-containing protein, producing the protein MIPAAFTYKKAGSVEEALSLLAEHGDDAKLLAGGHSLLPLMKLRLAVPEVLIDLGGLHELSYVREDGDEIRIGALTRHHDLEHSELLAREVPLLAHAAGTIGDPQVRHRGTIGGSLVHGDPASDLPAVALALDAVLVAQGPSGRREIPATEFFTDFFETALGEDELLVEIRVAKNPAQGWDFQKFTKRAIDWAVVGVAVAGDRVALVNMGPAPMRARGVEEALASGASPAEAAERAAEDTSPPDQASATADYRKHLAKVLVRRALEAAAARRA; encoded by the coding sequence ATGATCCCCGCCGCGTTCACCTACAAGAAGGCCGGTTCCGTCGAGGAGGCGCTGAGCCTGCTCGCCGAGCACGGCGACGACGCGAAGCTGCTGGCCGGCGGGCATTCGCTGCTGCCGCTGATGAAGCTGCGGCTGGCAGTGCCGGAGGTGCTGATCGACCTCGGCGGTCTGCACGAGCTGTCCTACGTGCGCGAGGACGGCGACGAGATCCGCATCGGCGCGCTGACCCGGCACCACGACCTGGAGCACTCGGAGCTGCTGGCCCGGGAGGTTCCGCTGCTCGCGCACGCGGCGGGCACCATCGGCGACCCGCAGGTCCGCCACCGCGGCACCATCGGCGGTTCGCTGGTGCACGGCGACCCGGCCTCGGACCTGCCCGCGGTGGCGCTGGCGCTGGACGCGGTGCTGGTCGCGCAGGGCCCGTCGGGCAGGCGGGAGATCCCGGCGACGGAGTTCTTCACCGACTTCTTCGAAACGGCGCTCGGCGAGGACGAGCTGCTGGTGGAGATCCGGGTGGCGAAGAACCCCGCGCAGGGCTGGGACTTCCAGAAGTTCACCAAGCGCGCGATCGACTGGGCGGTGGTCGGCGTGGCCGTCGCGGGCGACCGCGTGGCGCTGGTGAACATGGGCCCGGCGCCGATGCGGGCGCGCGGCGTCGAAGAGGCGCTGGCGAGCGGGGCGAGCCCGGCCGAAGCCGCGGAGCGAGCGGCGGAGGACACCTCCCCGCCGGACCAGGCGAGCGCGACCGCGGACTACCGCAAGCACCTGGCGAAGGTCCTGGTCCGCAGGGCCCTGGAAGCCGCCGCGGCCCGCAGGGCATGA